The following proteins are co-located in the Pseudomonas cavernae genome:
- the lnt gene encoding apolipoprotein N-acyltransferase produces the protein MRWITRPGWPGNLLALAAGALTPLTLAPFDLWPLALLSLALFYLGLRQLSPKQALWRGWCYGFGLFTAGTSWIYVSIHDYGAASAPLAAFLTIGFSAAVAFFFALPSWLWARWLRRNEAPLADALAFAALWLAQEAFRGWFLTGFPWLYAGYSQLAGPLAGLAPVGGMWLISFVLALSAALLVNLARLRVRRLFLGLGLVLLVGPWFAGLALKGHAWTVPAGAPLSVAAIQGNVAQQLKWDPKQLEAQLALYRDMSLTARPTDLIVWPETAVPVLKEFAEGYLGVMGRFANDRQAALITGVPIRQLNPQGEKRYYNGITVLGQGQGSYLKQKLVPFGEYVPLQEVLRGLIAFFDLPMSDFARGPTDQPLLQAKGYAIAPYICYEVVYPEFAAGLAAQSQLLLTVSNDTWFGTSIGPLQHLQMAQMRALEAGRWMIRATNNGVTALIDPFGRITTQIPQFQPGVLYGEVVPMQQLTPYLYWRGWPLAILCALLFAWALLASRMAKTL, from the coding sequence ATGCGCTGGATCACCCGTCCCGGCTGGCCGGGCAACCTGCTGGCCCTGGCCGCCGGCGCCCTCACGCCGCTGACCCTCGCACCCTTCGATCTGTGGCCGCTGGCCCTGCTATCCCTCGCCCTGTTCTACCTCGGCCTGCGTCAACTGAGCCCGAAGCAGGCGCTGTGGCGCGGCTGGTGCTACGGCTTCGGCCTGTTCACCGCCGGCACCAGCTGGATCTACGTCAGCATCCACGACTACGGCGCCGCTTCGGCGCCGCTGGCAGCCTTCCTGACCATCGGCTTCAGCGCCGCCGTGGCCTTCTTCTTCGCCCTGCCGAGCTGGCTGTGGGCACGCTGGCTGCGGCGCAACGAAGCGCCATTGGCCGACGCCTTGGCCTTCGCCGCCCTGTGGCTGGCGCAGGAAGCCTTCCGTGGCTGGTTCCTCACCGGCTTCCCCTGGCTCTACGCCGGCTACAGTCAGCTCGCCGGGCCGCTGGCGGGGCTGGCGCCGGTCGGCGGCATGTGGCTGATCTCCTTCGTCCTGGCCCTCAGCGCCGCGCTGCTGGTCAACCTGGCCAGGCTGCGCGTGCGCCGGCTGTTCCTCGGCCTCGGCCTGGTCCTGCTGGTCGGCCCCTGGTTCGCCGGCCTGGCGCTCAAGGGCCATGCCTGGACCGTACCGGCCGGCGCGCCGCTGAGCGTCGCCGCCATCCAGGGCAATGTCGCCCAGCAACTGAAATGGGACCCCAAGCAGCTCGAAGCGCAGCTGGCGCTGTACCGCGACATGAGCCTGACGGCGCGCCCAACCGATTTGATCGTCTGGCCGGAAACCGCGGTGCCGGTGCTCAAGGAGTTCGCCGAAGGCTATCTCGGCGTGATGGGCCGTTTCGCCAATGACCGCCAGGCCGCGCTGATCACCGGCGTACCGATCCGCCAGCTCAACCCGCAGGGCGAGAAACGCTACTACAACGGCATCACCGTGCTCGGCCAGGGCCAGGGCAGCTATCTGAAGCAGAAGCTGGTGCCGTTCGGCGAGTACGTGCCGCTGCAGGAGGTGCTGCGCGGCCTGATCGCCTTCTTCGACCTGCCGATGTCCGATTTCGCCCGCGGCCCGACCGATCAGCCGCTGTTACAGGCCAAGGGCTACGCGATCGCACCCTATATTTGCTACGAAGTGGTCTATCCGGAATTCGCCGCCGGCCTCGCCGCGCAGAGCCAACTGCTGCTGACGGTGAGCAACGACACCTGGTTCGGCACCTCGATCGGCCCGCTGCAGCACCTGCAGATGGCGCAGATGCGTGCCCTCGAGGCCGGACGCTGGATGATCCGCGCCACCAACAATGGCGTCACCGCGCTGATCGACCCGTTCGGCCGCATCACCACGCAAATTCCGCAGTTCCAGCCGGGCGTGCTGTACGGCGAGGTGGTGCCGATGCAGCAGCTGACGCCCTACCTGTACTGGCGCGGCTGGCCGCTGGCGATCCTCTGTGCCCTGCTGTTCGCCTGGGCGCTACTGGCCAGCCGTATGGCCAAGACCCTGTAG
- the arfA gene encoding alternative ribosome rescue factor ArfA: MAKKSAHGPNKAKALIAQPLFRCRQQRAKKGKGSYHREASHWEASSLLAA, translated from the coding sequence ATGGCGAAGAAATCCGCCCACGGCCCGAACAAGGCCAAAGCCCTGATCGCCCAACCACTGTTTCGCTGTCGCCAGCAGCGCGCGAAAAAAGGCAAAGGCAGCTACCACCGCGAAGCCTCCCACTGGGAGGCTTCGTCGCTTCTGGCGGCCTGA
- the lipB gene encoding lipoyl(octanoyl) transferase LipB, translating into MSGLVLGFRELGLVPYEPTWQAMQRFTSQRGADTPDEVWLLQHLPVFTQGQAGKAEHLLFPGDIPVVQVDRGGQVTYHGPGQLVAYLLLDVRRGGLGVRELVSRIERSIIATLADYGVTALAKADAPGVYVDGAKIASLGLRIRNGRSFHGLALNVDMDLEPFRRINPCGYADMAMTQLRDLVGPREIAEVSARLRAQLVHHLDYAEQKTLAGGLEY; encoded by the coding sequence ATGAGCGGCCTGGTGCTGGGCTTTCGCGAGCTCGGCCTGGTGCCTTACGAGCCGACCTGGCAGGCGATGCAGCGATTCACCAGCCAGCGCGGAGCGGATACCCCGGACGAGGTCTGGTTGTTGCAGCACCTGCCGGTGTTTACCCAGGGCCAGGCCGGCAAGGCCGAGCACCTGCTGTTTCCCGGAGATATTCCGGTGGTGCAGGTCGATCGTGGCGGCCAAGTGACCTACCATGGTCCCGGCCAGCTGGTCGCTTACCTGCTGCTGGATGTGCGCCGCGGCGGCCTCGGCGTGCGCGAGCTGGTCAGCCGCATCGAGCGCAGCATCATCGCCACGCTGGCCGACTACGGCGTCACGGCGCTGGCCAAGGCCGATGCGCCGGGTGTGTATGTGGACGGGGCGAAGATCGCCTCACTCGGCCTGCGCATCCGCAACGGTCGCTCCTTCCATGGCCTGGCCCTGAACGTGGACATGGACCTGGAACCCTTTCGGCGCATCAACCCCTGCGGGTATGCGGACATGGCCATGACCCAGTTGCGCGATCTGGTCGGGCCGAGAGAGATCGCCGAGGTGAGTGCCCGACTGCGTGCGCAGCTTGTCCACCACCTCGATTACGCTGAACAGAAGACCCTCGCGGGCGGACTCGAATACTGA
- a CDS encoding lytic murein transglycosylase, translating to MLKQPLRGLSCAALSLPLSLLAACAEAPAQTVIPPTASANASAQSKPQASLQPTAPLPAQSFAAWRDQLRQEAVRAGISASLFDRAFAGVTLDPSVVAADSSQPEFTRPVWAYLDSAVSPARIARGQALIAQNQNTFMQIQQRYGVPEEVLVAIWGMESAFGSHIGNHNVIRSLATLAYEGRRQAFWREQLLAALQILQHGDINPERLIGSWAGAMGQTQFMPTTYNQHAVDFDGDGRRDLWNSSADALASAAHYLSNSGWQAGQPWGFEVRLPSGFDYSLADPDNRRSLAEWAALGVKPLGGALAPTSAGESATLLLPAGHRGPAFLLLNNFRSILRYNNSSSYALAVGLLSDGLRGGSGQVQAAWPRDDRQLGRSERIELQERLSQQGFEPGAADGIIGANTRKAVRALQQRLGEPADGYPSLELLEQLRAKR from the coding sequence ATGCTGAAACAGCCCTTGCGCGGCCTGAGCTGCGCCGCCCTGAGCCTGCCCCTGAGTTTGCTCGCCGCCTGCGCCGAAGCGCCGGCCCAGACCGTCATCCCACCGACTGCTTCGGCCAACGCCAGCGCCCAGAGCAAGCCGCAGGCCAGCCTCCAACCGACCGCCCCGCTTCCGGCCCAGAGCTTTGCCGCCTGGCGCGACCAGTTGCGCCAGGAAGCCGTGCGCGCCGGCATCAGCGCCAGCCTGTTCGACCGCGCCTTTGCCGGCGTCACCCTCGACCCGTCGGTGGTCGCCGCCGATAGCAGCCAGCCGGAATTCACCCGCCCGGTGTGGGCATACCTCGACAGCGCCGTGTCGCCGGCCCGTATTGCCCGTGGCCAGGCGCTGATCGCGCAGAACCAGAACACCTTCATGCAGATCCAGCAGCGCTATGGCGTGCCGGAAGAAGTGCTGGTGGCGATCTGGGGCATGGAAAGCGCCTTCGGCAGCCACATCGGCAACCACAACGTGATCCGTTCGCTCGCCACCCTGGCCTACGAAGGCCGCCGCCAGGCGTTCTGGCGCGAACAGCTGCTGGCCGCCCTGCAGATCCTCCAGCATGGCGATATCAACCCCGAGCGGCTGATCGGCTCCTGGGCTGGCGCCATGGGCCAGACCCAGTTCATGCCGACCACCTACAACCAGCACGCGGTGGACTTCGACGGCGACGGCCGCCGCGACCTGTGGAACTCCTCGGCCGATGCCCTGGCTTCCGCCGCCCACTACCTGAGCAATTCCGGCTGGCAAGCCGGCCAGCCCTGGGGGTTCGAGGTGCGCCTGCCGAGCGGCTTCGACTACAGCCTGGCCGATCCCGACAACCGCCGCAGCCTGGCCGAATGGGCCGCACTGGGGGTCAAGCCGCTCGGCGGCGCCCTCGCGCCGACGTCGGCCGGTGAATCCGCCACCCTGCTGCTGCCCGCCGGCCACCGCGGCCCGGCCTTCCTCCTGCTGAACAACTTCCGCAGCATCCTGCGCTACAACAACTCCTCATCCTACGCCCTGGCGGTCGGCCTGCTGTCCGACGGCTTGCGCGGCGGCAGCGGCCAAGTGCAGGCCGCCTGGCCGCGCGACGACCGCCAACTGGGCCGCAGCGAGCGCATCGAACTGCAGGAACGCCTGAGCCAGCAGGGCTTCGAGCCCGGCGCCGCCGACGGTATCATCGGCGCCAACACGCGCAAGGCCGTGCGTGCCCTTCAGCAGCGCCTCGGCGAACCCGCCGACGGCTACCCGAGCCTGGAATTGCTCGAGCAACTGCGCGCCAAGCGCTGA
- the lptE gene encoding LPS assembly lipoprotein LptE, translated as MLKRNLMVVGLAALLSACGFQLRGTGDTQFALTELNVTARNAYGSTVKLVREVLEDNDVKVSAGAPYTLVLAREGETQRAVSYTSNARSAEYELSLALDYELRGVNDLLLSNDKLEVQKVYVQDDNNLVGSGQEAAQLREEMRRDLVQQLAQRLQQVTPAQLDQLQATAAAKAQAEAEAVEAARKAQAEQPQQSPLQLPIKLQ; from the coding sequence ATGCTCAAACGGAATCTGATGGTAGTGGGCCTGGCCGCCCTGCTCAGCGCGTGCGGCTTCCAACTGCGCGGCACCGGCGACACCCAGTTCGCCCTCACCGAACTCAACGTCACCGCCCGCAATGCCTATGGCAGCACCGTCAAACTGGTGCGCGAGGTGCTGGAGGACAACGACGTCAAGGTCTCTGCCGGGGCGCCCTACACCCTGGTGCTGGCCCGCGAAGGCGAAACCCAGCGCGCCGTCAGCTACACCAGCAACGCCCGCAGCGCCGAATATGAGCTCAGTCTGGCGCTCGACTACGAACTGCGCGGTGTCAACGACCTGCTGCTGAGCAACGACAAGCTGGAAGTGCAGAAGGTCTACGTGCAGGACGACAACAACCTGGTCGGCTCCGGCCAGGAAGCCGCTCAGCTGCGCGAGGAAATGCGCCGCGACCTGGTGCAGCAGCTGGCCCAGCGCCTGCAACAGGTCACCCCGGCCCAGCTCGATCAGCTGCAGGCGACCGCCGCAGCCAAGGCCCAGGCAGAAGCCGAGGCCGTGGAAGCCGCGCGCAAGGCTCAGGCCGAGCAGCCGCAGCAATCGCCGCTGCAACTGCCGATCAAGCTGCAGTAA
- the leuS gene encoding leucine--tRNA ligase, with protein MHEQYQPREIEAAAQTHWDTQKSFVVSEQPGKDTFYCLSMFPYPSGKLHMGHVRNYTIGDVIARYQRMQGKNVLQPMGWDAFGMPAENAAMKNKVAPAKWTYENIAYMKTQLKSLGLAVDWTREVTTCKPDYYRWEQWLFTKLFEKGVIYRKNGTVNWDPVDQTVLANEQVIDGRGWRSGALIEKREIPMYYFKITAYADELLSSLDELDGWPEQVKTMQRNWIGKSFGADIIFDYDVASVGIEGQLKVYSTRPDTLMGATYVAVAAEHPLAQRAAAKNPEIAAFIAACKAGSVAEADMATMEKKGIATGEYVIHPLSGDKLPVFVANYVLWGYGEGAVMAVPAHDERDFEFAHKYGLPVTQVYAAADKAYDASQWQAWYGDKDGLTTVNSGKYDGLDFTAAFDAIVADLEASAHGARKTQFRLRDWGISRQRYWGCPIPIIHCDSCGDVPVPDEQLPVVLPEDVVPDGAGSPLARMPEFYQCQCPKCGGAAKRETDTMDTFVESSWYYARYASPQYSGGLVDPAAANHWLPVDQYIGGIEHAILHLLYARFFHKLMRDEGLVSSNEPFKNLLTQGMVVAETYYRMLDNGGKDYFNPDDVEVERDAKGKHISAKLISDGLPVEIGGTQKMSKSLNNGVDPQSMIDAYGADTCRLFMMFASPPDMSLEWSDSGVEGASRFLRRVWRLAHSHVSAGLPGVLNKAALSDTQKEVRRAIHLAIKQASTDVGQFHKFNTAIAQVMTLMNVLEKAPTASAQDRALLQEGLEAVTLLLAPITPHISHELWQRLGHSNAVIDAPWPAVDASALVQDSLQLVIQVNGKLRGQIEVAANASREEVEAAARQNEGVLRFTGGLTIRKVIVVPGKLVNIVAS; from the coding sequence ATGCACGAACAGTATCAGCCCCGCGAAATCGAAGCCGCCGCCCAAACCCACTGGGATACGCAGAAATCCTTTGTCGTCAGCGAACAGCCAGGCAAGGACACCTTCTATTGCCTGTCGATGTTCCCCTACCCGAGCGGCAAGCTGCACATGGGCCACGTGCGCAACTACACCATCGGTGACGTGATCGCCCGCTACCAGCGCATGCAGGGCAAGAACGTGCTACAGCCGATGGGCTGGGACGCCTTCGGCATGCCGGCGGAAAACGCCGCGATGAAGAACAAGGTCGCGCCGGCCAAGTGGACCTACGAAAACATCGCTTACATGAAGACCCAGCTGAAATCGCTGGGCCTGGCCGTCGACTGGACCCGCGAAGTCACCACCTGCAAGCCGGACTACTACCGCTGGGAACAGTGGCTGTTCACCAAGCTGTTCGAGAAGGGCGTGATCTACCGCAAGAACGGTACCGTCAACTGGGACCCGGTGGACCAGACCGTGCTGGCCAACGAGCAGGTCATCGACGGTCGCGGCTGGCGTTCCGGCGCGCTGATCGAGAAGCGCGAAATCCCCATGTACTACTTCAAGATCACCGCCTACGCGGATGAGCTGCTGAGTAGCCTGGACGAGCTGGATGGCTGGCCGGAGCAGGTCAAGACCATGCAGCGCAACTGGATCGGCAAGAGCTTCGGCGCCGACATAATATTCGACTACGACGTCGCCAGCGTCGGTATCGAAGGCCAGCTGAAGGTCTACTCGACCCGCCCGGACACCCTGATGGGCGCCACCTACGTCGCTGTCGCCGCCGAGCACCCGCTGGCCCAGCGCGCCGCCGCGAAGAACCCCGAGATCGCCGCCTTTATCGCCGCATGCAAGGCCGGCTCCGTGGCCGAGGCCGACATGGCCACCATGGAGAAGAAGGGCATCGCCACCGGCGAGTACGTGATCCATCCGCTGAGCGGCGACAAGCTGCCGGTGTTCGTCGCCAACTACGTGCTGTGGGGCTACGGCGAAGGCGCGGTGATGGCCGTGCCGGCCCATGACGAGCGCGACTTCGAGTTCGCCCACAAGTACGGCCTGCCGGTCACCCAGGTCTACGCCGCCGCGGACAAGGCCTACGACGCCAGCCAGTGGCAAGCCTGGTACGGCGACAAGGACGGCCTGACCACCGTCAACTCCGGCAAGTACGACGGCCTCGACTTCACTGCCGCCTTCGACGCCATAGTCGCCGACCTGGAAGCCAGCGCCCACGGCGCGCGCAAGACCCAGTTCCGCCTGCGCGACTGGGGCATCAGCCGCCAGCGCTACTGGGGCTGCCCGATCCCGATCATCCATTGCGACAGCTGTGGCGACGTGCCGGTACCGGACGAGCAGCTGCCGGTGGTGTTGCCGGAAGACGTGGTGCCGGACGGCGCCGGTTCGCCGCTGGCGCGCATGCCGGAGTTCTACCAGTGTCAGTGCCCGAAATGCGGCGGCGCGGCCAAGCGCGAAACCGACACCATGGACACCTTCGTCGAGTCGTCCTGGTACTACGCGCGCTACGCCTCGCCGCAATACAGCGGCGGCTTGGTCGACCCGGCCGCGGCCAACCACTGGCTGCCGGTGGACCAGTACATCGGCGGCATCGAACACGCCATCCTCCATCTGCTCTACGCGCGCTTCTTCCATAAGCTGATGCGCGACGAAGGCCTGGTGTCATCCAATGAGCCGTTCAAGAACCTGCTGACCCAGGGCATGGTGGTCGCCGAGACCTACTACCGCATGCTGGATAACGGCGGTAAGGACTACTTCAACCCGGACGACGTCGAAGTCGAGCGCGACGCCAAGGGCAAACACATCAGCGCCAAGCTGATCAGCGACGGCCTGCCGGTGGAAATCGGCGGCACCCAGAAGATGTCCAAGTCGCTGAACAACGGCGTCGACCCGCAATCGATGATCGACGCCTACGGCGCCGACACCTGCCGCCTGTTCATGATGTTCGCCTCGCCGCCAGACATGAGCCTGGAATGGTCCGACTCCGGGGTTGAGGGCGCCAGCCGCTTCCTCCGCCGCGTCTGGCGCCTGGCCCACAGCCACGTCAGCGCCGGCCTGCCGGGCGTGCTGAACAAGGCTGCGCTGAGCGATACGCAGAAGGAGGTGCGCCGCGCCATCCACCTGGCGATCAAACAGGCCAGCACCGATGTCGGCCAGTTCCACAAGTTCAACACCGCCATCGCCCAGGTGATGACCCTGATGAACGTGCTGGAGAAGGCGCCCACCGCCAGCGCCCAGGACCGCGCGCTGCTGCAGGAAGGTCTGGAAGCCGTGACCCTGCTGCTCGCACCGATCACCCCGCACATCAGCCATGAGCTGTGGCAGCGCCTCGGCCATAGCAATGCGGTCATCGATGCACCCTGGCCGGCGGTCGATGCCAGCGCCCTGGTGCAGGACAGCCTGCAACTGGTCATCCAGGTCAACGGCAAGCTGCGTGGCCAGATCGAAGTGGCGGCCAATGCCTCGCGCGAGGAAGTCGAGGCGGCGGCGCGGCAGAACGAAGGCGTGCTGCGCTTCACCGGCGGCCTGACGATCCGCAAGGTCATCGTCGTACCTGGCAAGCTGGTCAACATAGTCGCCAGTTGA
- the lipA gene encoding lipoyl synthase, translating into MSTVESAGKPAKVEAGVKLRGAEKVARIPVKILPTEELPKKPDWIRVRIPVSPEVDRIKQLLRKHKLHSVCEEASCPNLGECFSGGTATFMIMGDICTRRCPFCDVGHGRPKPLDLDEPKNLAVAIADLRLKYVVITSVDRDDLRDGGAQHFVDCLREIRKLSPGVQLETLVPDYRGRMDVALAITEQEPPDVFNHNLETVPRLYKAARPGSDFEWSLDLLENFKKRVPHVPTKSGLMLGLGETDEEVIEVMQRMREHDIDMLTLGQYLQPSRSHLPVQRFVHPDTFAWFAEEGAKMGFKHVASGPLVRSSYHADQQAHGVKS; encoded by the coding sequence ATGAGTACTGTGGAAAGCGCCGGCAAACCGGCCAAAGTGGAAGCCGGCGTCAAGCTGCGCGGGGCCGAGAAGGTCGCGCGCATTCCGGTGAAGATCCTGCCCACCGAAGAGCTGCCGAAGAAGCCGGACTGGATCCGCGTGCGCATTCCGGTGTCCCCGGAGGTCGACCGCATCAAGCAGCTGCTGCGTAAGCACAAGCTGCACAGCGTCTGCGAGGAAGCCTCCTGCCCGAACCTCGGTGAATGCTTCTCCGGCGGTACGGCCACCTTCATGATCATGGGCGACATCTGCACCCGCCGTTGCCCGTTCTGCGACGTCGGCCACGGCCGGCCGAAGCCGCTGGATCTGGACGAGCCGAAGAACCTCGCGGTGGCCATCGCCGACCTGCGCCTGAAGTACGTGGTGATTACCTCGGTGGACCGCGACGACCTGCGCGACGGCGGCGCCCAGCACTTCGTCGACTGCCTGCGCGAGATCCGCAAGCTGTCGCCGGGCGTCCAGCTGGAAACCCTGGTGCCGGACTACCGCGGGCGCATGGACGTGGCCCTGGCGATCACCGAGCAGGAGCCGCCGGATGTGTTCAACCACAATCTGGAAACCGTGCCGCGCCTGTACAAGGCCGCGCGCCCGGGTTCGGACTTCGAGTGGTCGCTGGACCTGCTGGAGAACTTCAAGAAGCGCGTGCCGCACGTGCCGACCAAGTCCGGCTTGATGCTCGGCCTCGGCGAGACCGACGAGGAAGTCATCGAGGTCATGCAGCGCATGCGCGAGCACGACATCGACATGCTCACCCTCGGCCAGTACCTGCAGCCGTCGCGTAGCCACCTGCCGGTGCAGCGCTTCGTCCATCCGGACACCTTCGCCTGGTTCGCCGAGGAAGGCGCGAAGATGGGCTTCAAGCACGTCGCCTCCGGGCCGCTGGTGCGTTCCTCCTACCATGCCGACCAGCAGGCGCATGGCGTCAAAAGCTGA
- the holA gene encoding DNA polymerase III subunit delta: MKLNPAQLGKHLQASLAPVYVVSGDEPLLCQEAADAIRAACRSQGFSERQVFNAEANFDWGLLYEAGASLSLFAEKRLLELRIPNGKPGDKGTAALLEYLARPPEDTLLLISLPKLDGSAQKTKWAKALIEGPQTQFVQVWPIEVAQLPQWIRQRLAQAGLAATQEAVELIAARVEGNLLAAAQEIEKLKLLAEGGQIDASTVQAVVADSARFDVFGLIDAALNGEAAHALRTLEGLRGEGVETAVILWALARELRLLAGLAQQHGQGVPLDKAFAAARPPVWDKRRPLLGKALQRHSAARWGQLLQDAQQIDAQIKGQAAGDPWTSLSRLTLLLAGKRLTLPNA, encoded by the coding sequence ATGAAGCTCAATCCCGCGCAACTCGGCAAACACCTGCAAGCCAGCCTGGCCCCGGTCTATGTGGTCAGCGGCGACGAACCGCTGCTGTGCCAGGAGGCCGCCGACGCCATCCGCGCCGCCTGCCGCAGTCAGGGCTTCAGTGAGCGCCAGGTCTTCAACGCCGAAGCCAACTTCGATTGGGGCCTGCTCTACGAGGCCGGCGCCAGCCTCTCGCTGTTCGCCGAGAAACGCCTGCTGGAACTGCGCATCCCCAATGGCAAGCCCGGCGACAAGGGCACCGCCGCCCTGCTGGAATACCTGGCGCGGCCGCCGGAAGACACCCTGCTGCTGATCAGCCTGCCGAAGCTCGATGGCAGCGCGCAGAAGACCAAGTGGGCCAAGGCACTGATCGAGGGGCCGCAGACGCAGTTCGTGCAGGTCTGGCCGATCGAGGTCGCGCAACTGCCGCAGTGGATCCGCCAGCGTCTGGCCCAGGCCGGCCTGGCCGCCACTCAGGAGGCCGTCGAGCTGATCGCCGCGCGGGTCGAGGGTAACCTGCTGGCCGCCGCCCAGGAGATCGAGAAGCTCAAGCTGCTCGCCGAAGGCGGCCAGATCGACGCCAGCACGGTCCAGGCGGTGGTCGCCGACAGCGCCCGCTTCGATGTGTTCGGCCTGATCGACGCGGCCCTCAACGGCGAGGCCGCCCACGCCCTGCGCACCCTCGAAGGATTGCGCGGCGAAGGGGTGGAAACCGCGGTGATCCTCTGGGCCCTGGCCCGCGAGTTGCGCCTGCTGGCCGGCCTGGCCCAGCAGCATGGCCAAGGCGTGCCACTGGACAAGGCCTTCGCCGCCGCACGCCCGCCGGTCTGGGACAAGCGCCGGCCACTCCTCGGCAAGGCCCTGCAACGCCACAGCGCCGCGCGCTGGGGGCAACTGCTGCAGGACGCCCAGCAGATCGACGCGCAAATCAAGGGCCAGGCCGCCGGCGATCCCTGGACCAGCCTCAGCCGCTTGACCCTGCTGCTGGCCGGCAAGCGCCTGACGCTGCCCAACGCCTAG
- a CDS encoding DUF493 domain-containing protein: MTDTDIQNITIEFPCERYPIKVIGDAGEGFVALVIEILQRHAPDLDTGTLVLRDSRNGRYQTVQLLITATGIEQLEALNSDLRATGRVHMVL, encoded by the coding sequence ATGACCGATACCGATATCCAAAACATCACCATCGAATTCCCCTGCGAGCGCTACCCGATCAAGGTGATCGGTGACGCCGGCGAAGGTTTCGTCGCGCTGGTCATCGAGATCCTCCAGCGCCATGCGCCGGACCTCGATACTGGCACCCTGGTGCTGCGCGACAGCCGCAATGGCCGCTACCAGACCGTGCAGCTGTTGATCACCGCCACCGGCATCGAACAGCTGGAAGCCCTGAACAGCGACCTGCGCGCCACCGGCCGCGTGCACATGGTGCTTTGA
- a CDS encoding YdcF family protein, translated as MPIRYIFKQLLLPPGLLLVLLLAAWWLRRRFPRLASACFVLGCGGLWLMSLPIMVEWSARVLETEPPLAEAQWGGLAQQADAIVVLGSGRERADPAWGGDQPGVMAIERLRYAARLARASGLPLLTSGGLHYGEPPSEAALMADTLARDFAVSVRWQEGRSRTTWENARYSAELLQKQGIRRVLLVTQANHMPRARWCFERAGFEVVAAPFGYLGVANGRPAGGWLPENKAVWQSGMLLNEVLGLLVYPLAYE; from the coding sequence ATGCCGATTCGCTATATCTTCAAGCAACTGCTGCTGCCGCCGGGCCTGCTGCTGGTCCTGCTATTGGCGGCCTGGTGGTTGCGCCGACGCTTTCCGCGGCTGGCGAGCGCTTGCTTCGTCCTCGGCTGCGGCGGCTTGTGGCTGATGAGTCTGCCGATCATGGTCGAATGGTCGGCGCGTGTCCTGGAAACCGAACCGCCGCTGGCCGAAGCGCAGTGGGGCGGTCTGGCGCAACAGGCCGATGCCATTGTCGTGCTCGGCTCCGGACGCGAGCGGGCCGATCCGGCCTGGGGCGGCGATCAGCCGGGTGTGATGGCCATCGAGCGGCTGCGCTATGCCGCGCGCCTGGCCAGGGCCAGCGGTCTGCCGCTGCTGACCAGCGGCGGCCTGCACTACGGCGAGCCGCCCAGCGAGGCGGCGTTGATGGCCGATACGCTGGCCCGCGACTTTGCCGTGAGTGTGCGCTGGCAGGAGGGGCGGAGCCGGACGACCTGGGAAAACGCGCGCTACAGCGCTGAACTCTTGCAAAAGCAGGGCATCCGCCGAGTGCTGCTGGTGACCCAGGCCAACCATATGCCGCGGGCGCGCTGGTGCTTCGAGCGGGCCGGCTTCGAGGTGGTCGCCGCGCCGTTCGGCTACCTCGGCGTGGCCAACGGCCGCCCCGCCGGCGGTTGGCTGCCGGAAAACAAGGCGGTGTGGCAGAGCGGCATGCTGCTCAACGAGGTGCTGGGGCTGCTGGTCTATCCCTTGGCCTATGAGTGA